The proteins below are encoded in one region of Sedimentibacter sp. zth1:
- a CDS encoding flavodoxin family protein, whose amino-acid sequence MKKVSVVFHSVCGNNYLMAKNFYDSFVSKGAEVNLFRVKDDDYEKLSEMFETAKEFTKEISNVPIYDFNKLLESDIIIIGSPTYFGNVSAEIKVFMDEFAPYWVDASFYGKKLFAYTTAGTVEGGGDMCLRAINTFGQHLGMISIPVPCNLVKNESYTAYGFIHCVGDLADNRPGLKIKNAIDKMCDILIK is encoded by the coding sequence ATGAAAAAAGTATCAGTAGTATTTCACAGCGTTTGTGGTAACAATTATTTGATGGCGAAGAATTTTTATGATTCTTTTGTAAGTAAAGGTGCAGAGGTAAACTTATTCAGGGTAAAAGATGATGATTATGAAAAACTATCAGAAATGTTTGAAACAGCAAAAGAATTTACCAAAGAAATTAGCAATGTGCCTATATATGATTTTAATAAGTTATTAGAAAGTGATATAATAATTATTGGTTCTCCAACGTATTTTGGCAATGTATCTGCTGAAATCAAAGTATTTATGGACGAATTTGCACCATATTGGGTAGATGCAAGTTTTTATGGGAAGAAACTATTTGCGTACACTACAGCTGGAACGGTTGAGGGTGGTGGAGATATGTGCCTTAGAGCTATAAATACATTTGGGCAACATCTTGGAATGATTAGTATCCCAGTTCCATGCAATTTAGTTAAAAATGAAAGCTATACCGCTTATGGTTTTATTCATTGTGTTGGAGATCTAGCTGACAATAGACCAGGTTTAAAAATAAAGAATGCAATAGATAAAATGTGTGATATATTGATTAAATAA
- a CDS encoding PaaI family thioesterase: MKNKVLKTQYVSKDCFICGVLNDAGLKVKFYEMETQELVGIFIAKDCHQSYPNRLHGGVSAALLDEVMGRAIMIHEPDTWGVTAELMLKYKKPIPLNEELKVITKITRNTRIIYEAEGYILLNNGEVAATAHGKYMKMPIEKIARDIENKDKLIVYEEDKGPEYIEY, translated from the coding sequence ATGAAAAATAAAGTTTTGAAAACACAATATGTAAGCAAGGATTGCTTCATTTGTGGTGTTTTAAATGATGCAGGCTTAAAGGTAAAATTTTACGAGATGGAAACACAAGAATTAGTAGGAATATTTATAGCAAAGGATTGTCATCAAAGCTATCCGAATAGACTACATGGTGGAGTATCAGCCGCGCTTTTAGATGAAGTAATGGGAAGAGCAATAATGATACATGAACCTGATACATGGGGTGTAACCGCAGAATTGATGCTAAAATATAAAAAACCAATTCCTCTAAATGAAGAGTTAAAGGTAATAACTAAGATAACCAGAAATACTAGAATAATATATGAAGCAGAGGGCTATATATTATTAAACAATGGTGAAGTAGCAGCGACAGCACATGGTAAATACATGAAAATGCCTATTGAGAAAATAGCAAGAGATATTGAAAATAAGGATAAACTAATAGTTTACGAAGAGGATAAAGGACCAGAGTATATAGAATATTAA
- the rlmD gene encoding 23S rRNA (uracil(1939)-C(5))-methyltransferase RlmD → MRKGDIIQITIENVLFPNKAVGKYEDYTVIVKNALLGQTVNVKVSKIKKHEIEAKLFEVVKQADFEQEAICEHFGICGGCLYQTIPYQKQTELKQNQVKNIIDEVTTDYEMLPIIESPRKTEYRNKMEFSFGDAVKGGPLTLGLHRKNRFYEIVTVDKCQIVDNDFRVILDKVLEYFQSISETFYHKMRKIGFLRHLVVRKCAKSGDILLNLVTSSQGNLDREKFVEAIMSLELEGQIKCIAHSITDSVADVVKADQMHIIYGEDKIEEEILGLKFNISAFSFFQTNSLGAEELYSVVRDFIGETKDKVIYDLYSGTGTIGQIVSTNAKKVIGIEIVEEAVKKANENVLLNDIGNCIFIAGDVLEKVGELTQIDGANKPDIIVLDPPREGIHPKALKKIIDYKPETFIYISCKPTSMTKDLPEFLNAGYKVKKVRCVDMFPMTPHVEAVVLMSRVELLMENK, encoded by the coding sequence ATGAGAAAAGGCGATATAATACAAATTACAATAGAAAATGTACTTTTCCCAAACAAAGCAGTAGGAAAATACGAGGATTACACAGTTATAGTAAAAAATGCATTACTAGGGCAAACAGTAAATGTAAAGGTATCAAAAATCAAAAAACATGAAATCGAAGCAAAACTTTTTGAAGTAGTAAAACAGGCTGATTTTGAACAAGAAGCAATATGTGAACACTTTGGTATATGTGGAGGCTGTCTATATCAAACAATTCCATATCAAAAGCAAACAGAGCTTAAGCAAAATCAAGTTAAAAATATCATAGATGAAGTAACAACAGACTATGAAATGTTACCAATCATAGAAAGCCCAAGAAAAACAGAGTATAGAAATAAGATGGAGTTTTCATTTGGTGATGCAGTTAAGGGAGGACCATTAACTTTAGGACTTCATCGAAAAAACAGATTTTATGAAATAGTTACAGTAGATAAATGTCAAATAGTAGATAACGACTTTAGAGTTATATTAGACAAAGTGTTAGAATATTTTCAATCAATCAGTGAAACATTCTATCATAAAATGAGAAAAATTGGTTTTTTAAGACACCTAGTAGTTAGAAAATGTGCTAAAAGTGGAGATATACTATTAAATTTAGTAACGTCATCACAAGGTAATCTTGACAGAGAAAAATTTGTGGAAGCAATTATGTCCTTAGAACTTGAAGGTCAAATAAAATGCATAGCTCATTCAATCACAGATTCAGTAGCGGATGTAGTTAAAGCAGACCAAATGCATATAATTTATGGTGAAGATAAAATAGAAGAAGAAATATTAGGACTTAAATTTAATATATCAGCGTTCTCATTCTTCCAAACAAACTCATTAGGAGCGGAAGAACTGTATAGTGTAGTAAGAGATTTTATAGGAGAAACAAAGGATAAAGTAATTTATGACCTGTACTCAGGAACAGGAACCATAGGTCAGATAGTTTCAACTAATGCAAAAAAAGTTATAGGCATAGAAATAGTAGAAGAAGCAGTAAAAAAAGCAAATGAAAATGTACTTTTAAATGACATAGGCAATTGTATATTTATAGCAGGTGATGTACTTGAGAAAGTTGGAGAACTAACACAAATAGATGGAGCAAATAAACCAGATATCATAGTTTTAGATCCACCAAGAGAAGGTATCCACCCTAAAGCTCTTAAGAAAATCATAGACTATAAACCAGAAACATTCATATACATCTCATGCAAACCAACATCAATGACAAAGGATTTACCAGAGTTTTTAAATGCGGGTTACAAAGTTAAAAAGGTAAGATGTGTAGATATGTTCCCTATGACTCCGCATGTGGAGGCGGTTGTGCTAATGTCAAGGGTGGAGTTGTTGATGGAAAATAAATAA
- a CDS encoding Wadjet anti-phage system protein JetA family protein, with the protein MILFDNAEYDRFFNPLCCKNKRIYYECILQLIEKSKAVPLLYETDARDTLILYLRNCAYAVEDEDNTGNADKVISSKKSETENASAILRYFRHCGWISEREIGRNGDNIATVMPYCRKIIDSIERIFNRDNSAALTNHIFLIFDILHSAFIEDHGRTHRPYSNILAPVTDSVSDLKNELLVLKDSIRSIMRMIIKMTETNELGQFLIKDEMMDSFFNDYFFIKKDGLIPGYISEIEKMIRQITNTEVYENIIKEYQHLNNIDEIVAREIIDSQLSEVQSFISYDYVKEMDYIDKKINNYYSLYSTRILMVLSNNVNMQTYLNDLLMTIKDFDPDDKKIIIDSISKCFGLQSYKYVGRKSIKRRKKRKPNTKSGAIITSSLSYEDKARLTEELLYEYPDRYGVKQAVGYFDSMFEGKESVIPDETMVKTRNDAMMVVASVIYSGTGDFPYEVEVLEGTIETEAATISNIRIKRKK; encoded by the coding sequence ATGATACTGTTTGATAATGCGGAGTATGATCGATTTTTCAATCCGCTTTGTTGCAAGAACAAAAGAATATATTATGAGTGCATTTTGCAGCTCATTGAAAAGTCTAAGGCTGTTCCGCTTCTTTACGAAACTGATGCTAGGGATACTTTGATTTTGTATCTTCGTAACTGTGCTTATGCAGTGGAAGATGAAGATAATACTGGCAATGCTGATAAAGTTATTAGTAGTAAGAAATCAGAGACTGAAAACGCCAGTGCGATTCTTAGATATTTCAGACATTGTGGTTGGATTTCAGAACGTGAGATTGGAAGAAATGGTGACAATATTGCAACGGTTATGCCTTATTGTAGGAAGATAATTGATTCTATTGAGAGAATCTTTAATCGTGATAATAGTGCTGCTTTGACTAACCATATTTTCTTAATTTTTGATATTTTGCATTCTGCATTTATTGAGGATCATGGAAGAACACATAGGCCATATTCCAATATTTTGGCTCCGGTAACGGACAGTGTATCGGATTTGAAAAATGAACTGTTGGTGCTTAAAGATAGCATCAGGTCTATTATGCGCATGATTATAAAGATGACAGAAACCAATGAATTAGGACAGTTCCTTATCAAAGACGAAATGATGGATTCTTTTTTTAATGATTATTTTTTTATAAAAAAGGATGGTTTGATACCTGGATATATTTCAGAAATTGAGAAGATGATTAGACAGATCACTAATACAGAAGTCTATGAGAATATAATTAAAGAATATCAGCACTTAAATAATATAGATGAAATCGTAGCTCGGGAAATAATAGATAGTCAACTTTCGGAGGTGCAGAGCTTCATTAGTTATGATTATGTCAAAGAGATGGATTACATTGATAAGAAGATCAATAACTATTACAGCCTGTATTCAACCAGAATTCTCATGGTATTAAGCAATAATGTTAATATGCAGACATATTTGAATGACTTGCTGATGACAATCAAGGATTTTGATCCAGATGATAAGAAGATAATCATTGATTCCATATCTAAGTGTTTTGGTTTGCAGTCATATAAATATGTTGGAAGAAAATCAATTAAACGTAGAAAGAAACGCAAACCGAATACGAAGAGCGGTGCAATTATTACAAGTTCACTGTCTTATGAAGATAAAGCAAGGCTTACAGAAGAATTATTATATGAATATCCAGATCGGTATGGTGTAAAGCAGGCTGTAGGTTACTTTGATAGCATGTTTGAAGGTAAGGAAAGTGTAATACCAGATGAGACGATGGTAAAAACTAGGAATGACGCTATGATGGTGGTGGCCAGTGTCATATATTCTGGAACTGGAGATTTTCCATATGAGGTCGAAGTCTTGGAAGGAACTATTGAAACAGAAGCTGCAACGATAAGCAATATAAGAATTAAGAGGAAGAAATAA
- a CDS encoding DUF4194 domain-containing protein gives MSDIKLNISVKEENNILFKRCIRKLLDSTFIVGDKNEKLYTFISRESNRQDISDYLRMIGFDVLLDTNVRVAMLKPHESDEEVVGLKRANVVTFTTEQYHLLLVLWEVYLENLGYSDENVVMRGDLIDKIKAYEVDMDSNKLSAAMKIFKKYDLVEYNPKDKSEDAIITLYPSLQFGWDVAQFQTVSSEYMKNSQSEDDIQEPFSDSEEDEEDVE, from the coding sequence ATGAGTGATATCAAATTAAACATTTCCGTAAAAGAAGAGAATAACATATTGTTCAAACGTTGCATCCGTAAGTTGTTGGATTCAACGTTCATAGTTGGCGACAAGAATGAAAAATTATATACATTTATATCAAGAGAATCAAACAGACAGGATATTTCAGATTACCTGCGCATGATTGGATTTGATGTGTTATTAGATACAAATGTAAGAGTTGCAATGCTGAAACCTCATGAGTCGGATGAAGAAGTAGTAGGGTTAAAACGAGCAAATGTTGTGACTTTCACAACAGAGCAGTATCATTTGCTACTTGTGCTTTGGGAGGTGTATTTGGAGAACCTGGGTTATAGCGATGAGAATGTTGTAATGCGTGGGGATCTGATTGATAAAATAAAAGCATATGAAGTAGATATGGATAGTAATAAACTTTCAGCTGCTATGAAGATTTTTAAGAAGTATGATTTGGTTGAATATAATCCAAAGGATAAGTCGGAAGATGCAATCATTACATTATATCCGTCATTGCAGTTTGGCTGGGATGTTGCACAGTTTCAGACGGTTTCTTCAGAATATATGAAGAATAGCCAGTCAGAGGACGATATACAAGAACCGTTTTCAGATAGTGAAGAAGATGAGGAGGATGTAGAATGA